One region of Azoarcus sp. CIB genomic DNA includes:
- a CDS encoding adenosine-specific kinase: MNLIPVRIDKPEPINVILGQTHFIKSVEDIHEALVNAVPGIRFGLAFCEASGDRLIRWSGTDQALVLLAQTNAHAIGAGHSFIVFLGEGFYPVNVLNAIKQVPEVCRIFCATSNPVEVLLAETGQGRGIIGVVDGYPPLGIEDDEKIEARKLLLRQIGYKL; this comes from the coding sequence ATGAATCTGATTCCTGTCAGGATCGACAAACCCGAACCGATCAACGTCATCCTCGGCCAGACGCACTTCATCAAGTCGGTCGAGGATATCCACGAAGCGCTCGTCAATGCGGTGCCCGGCATCCGCTTCGGGCTCGCGTTCTGCGAAGCGTCCGGCGATCGCCTGATCCGCTGGTCGGGCACCGACCAAGCACTGGTATTGCTGGCCCAGACGAACGCGCACGCGATCGGCGCGGGTCACAGCTTCATCGTCTTTCTCGGCGAAGGTTTCTATCCGGTCAATGTCCTCAACGCGATCAAGCAGGTGCCCGAGGTGTGCCGCATCTTCTGTGCGACGTCGAATCCAGTCGAGGTTCTGCTGGCGGAAACGGGGCAGGGGCGCGGGATCATCGGTGTCGTCGACGGTTATCCGCCGCTCGGGATCGAGGACGATGAGAAGATCGAAGCGCGCAAGCTGCTGCTGCGGCAAATCGGCTACAAGCTCTGA
- a CDS encoding type II toxin-antitoxin system RelE/ParE family toxin — MKPISFRGTALDDLRQFPLNARREAGYQLDLVQHGQEPIDWKPMNSVGQGVKEIRIRDADGAFRVIYLAKLADAVHVLHCFQKKTEKTADADIELARKRYRVLMGEQR, encoded by the coding sequence ATGAAGCCGATTTCCTTCCGTGGAACTGCGCTCGATGATCTGCGCCAGTTTCCGTTGAATGCACGTCGCGAGGCCGGTTATCAACTCGATCTGGTGCAGCACGGGCAAGAGCCAATCGACTGGAAGCCCATGAACAGCGTAGGACAGGGGGTGAAGGAGATTCGCATACGAGACGCCGACGGCGCGTTTCGCGTGATCTATCTGGCCAAGCTGGCTGATGCCGTGCACGTGTTGCACTGCTTTCAGAAAAAGACGGAAAAGACAGCGGATGCCGACATTGAACTTGCCCGCAAGCGTTACCGGGTACTCATGGGAGAGCAACGATGA
- a CDS encoding XRE family transcriptional regulator, translated as MTTQTFTSVWDAIEDTPQQVASMRAKAELMRALEQTIRQRGMTQQDAAALFGVTQPRISDLMRGKINLFSLDALIDMAATAGLSPHIVFENEPLAA; from the coding sequence ATGACGACTCAGACCTTTACCAGCGTGTGGGATGCGATCGAGGATACGCCGCAACAGGTCGCAAGCATGCGGGCCAAGGCTGAACTGATGCGCGCCTTGGAGCAGACGATCCGCCAGCGCGGCATGACGCAGCAGGACGCCGCCGCACTTTTCGGTGTGACCCAGCCGCGAATCTCGGACCTGATGCGCGGCAAGATCAATCTGTTTTCGCTTGATGCGTTGATTGATATGGCAGCGACCGCGGGCCTGTCGCCGCACATCGTATTCGAGAACGAACCGCTTGCTGCTTGA
- a CDS encoding HD domain-containing phosphohydrolase, which translates to MSVTDSWQEFAASAAKQAGNLHVASVSDKVRELHQRIHERYPAIARIAVALYDPEMRRLKTFVASNEPGITPLNGYECPIDTVPSLLAIAESGQARVLNDLGKLAQSDTTHSRWLHNEGFQSSLTLPIRRGDQLLGFLFFDARERDVFQDPVVADLLLYGHLIGMIVTQELATVQMLVGGLRLASQFAHVRDLETGAHLDRMARYARLIAREIGPAHGKTDDYAENIFLFSALHDIGKVGVPDRILLKPGKLDDTEREEMRRHVIVGLQMAERLINDFGLASLSNIDMLRNIVIAHHERLDGSGYPHGLRGDAIPLEALIVATADVFDALACARSYKPAWTLDNAFEEIERMSGSQLYAPAVQALLHCREEVEAIYQRFQDASVTL; encoded by the coding sequence ATGAGCGTCACCGACAGTTGGCAGGAATTCGCCGCATCCGCCGCCAAGCAGGCCGGAAACCTGCACGTCGCGTCGGTCAGCGACAAGGTGCGTGAACTGCACCAGCGCATCCACGAACGCTATCCCGCCATCGCACGCATCGCCGTCGCACTCTACGACCCCGAGATGCGGCGCCTCAAGACCTTCGTCGCCAGCAACGAGCCGGGGATCACGCCGCTGAACGGCTACGAGTGCCCGATCGACACCGTCCCCTCGCTGCTCGCTATCGCCGAAAGCGGACAGGCGCGCGTGCTCAACGACCTCGGCAAGCTGGCGCAGTCCGACACGACGCACTCGCGCTGGCTGCACAACGAAGGTTTCCAGTCCAGCCTCACGCTGCCGATCCGGCGGGGCGACCAACTGCTCGGCTTCCTGTTCTTCGACGCCCGCGAGCGCGACGTCTTTCAGGACCCGGTCGTCGCTGACCTCCTGCTCTACGGCCATCTCATCGGCATGATCGTGACCCAGGAGCTCGCCACCGTGCAGATGCTGGTGGGCGGGCTGAGGCTGGCGAGCCAGTTCGCCCACGTGCGCGACCTCGAAACCGGCGCCCACCTCGACCGCATGGCGCGCTATGCCCGCCTCATCGCACGCGAAATCGGCCCGGCGCACGGCAAGACCGACGACTACGCGGAAAACATCTTCCTGTTTTCCGCCCTGCACGACATCGGCAAGGTCGGCGTGCCCGACCGCATCCTGCTCAAGCCCGGCAAGCTCGACGATACCGAACGCGAGGAGATGCGCCGGCACGTCATCGTCGGCTTGCAGATGGCCGAACGCCTGATCAACGACTTCGGCCTCGCATCCCTGTCGAACATCGACATGCTGCGCAACATCGTCATCGCGCACCACGAACGCTTGGACGGTAGCGGCTATCCGCATGGCCTCCGCGGCGACGCGATTCCGCTCGAAGCCCTCATCGTCGCTACCGCCGACGTCTTCGACGCGCTGGCCTGCGCGCGCAGCTACAAGCCCGCCTGGACGCTGGACAACGCCTTCGAGGAAATCGAACGCATGTCGGGTTCCCAGCTCTATGCACCTGCGGTACAGGCCCTGCTCCATTGCCGCGAAGAAGTCGAAGCGATCTATCAGCGCTTTCAGGACGCCAGCGTTACGCTATAA
- a CDS encoding Crp/Fnr family transcriptional regulator yields MPLTDCLRERSGLPVTPHADTENLCRLLAHVPLLEGFDPGELARFARGVREQNVDKGTVLFHRGDPCHGFHLVLCGQIKLAFTSAEGQEKVIEIMRPGQSFGEAVMFMEKPYFVMAQALSDSRLLHIAKSVVFEEMDRDPTFCRRIIAGLSQRLHHLIADVETYSLLSGRERIVGYLLREEESSGEPGLCGRVSIRLPTSKGTIASRLNLTQEHFSRILHELAEVGLIVVEGRTIHIPDIERLRTTGARY; encoded by the coding sequence ATGCCCTTGACCGACTGCCTGCGCGAGCGCTCGGGCCTGCCCGTGACGCCGCACGCGGACACCGAGAACCTGTGTCGTCTGCTCGCCCATGTCCCGCTCCTCGAAGGATTCGACCCCGGCGAACTTGCCCGCTTCGCGCGCGGCGTGCGCGAACAGAACGTCGACAAGGGCACCGTGCTGTTCCACCGCGGCGACCCCTGCCACGGCTTCCACCTGGTGCTGTGCGGCCAGATCAAACTCGCTTTCACCTCCGCCGAAGGCCAGGAAAAGGTCATCGAGATCATGCGCCCGGGCCAGAGCTTCGGCGAGGCGGTGATGTTCATGGAGAAGCCCTACTTCGTGATGGCACAGGCCCTCAGCGATAGCCGGCTGCTGCACATCGCCAAGAGCGTGGTGTTCGAGGAGATGGACCGCGATCCCACGTTCTGCCGCCGCATCATCGCCGGGCTGTCGCAGCGCCTGCACCACCTCATCGCCGACGTCGAGACCTACTCCCTGCTCTCCGGTCGCGAGCGCATCGTCGGCTACCTGCTGCGCGAGGAGGAAAGCAGCGGCGAACCGGGCCTGTGCGGACGCGTCTCGATCCGCCTGCCGACCAGCAAGGGCACGATCGCCTCGCGACTCAACCTCACGCAGGAACACTTCTCGCGCATCCTGCACGAACTGGCCGAGGTTGGCCTGATCGTCGTCGAGGGGCGCACGATCCATATCCCGGACATCGAACGCCTGCGCACCACCGGCGCCCGCTACTGA
- a CDS encoding nitric oxide reductase — MEEAVGKIWHRLITRAAVGNHPDAVVRLKDIERTAGVFFRALGGDPGLRVAAATNDEHGARRGLLARIAGAGDRAARARMDPSTLRLPPEIDAFPEKSLNRDLYLWLAALAAAHEGLAAEGDDEADRDFRRNQFATCAALHAWPGLAPRYRRLVEAYLPKRPKPEKLPPQEAERERAIRRALEAPGTVFALPAVAQGTPPAHPVLLWLTGSLAATGGATRRSGADPEQTADGGPPAFDESERRAHRAEQVDMPKEKNGLLLMFRAESLLAIAEFLRINRPSDDDPDPNAADAARDLDHLSLTQDTERVASKVRFDLDLPSAAEDDIVLGPGIPLPEWDYRKGVLLEDHVRLAELAARDAQPCPLPEHLRRTAKRLHQQFAALQPGRRWIKAQVDGSELDVDAVVRAQTDRAVGRHPSDQLWLSLEKRERDLACMVLADLSLSTDSWVSSEARVIDVIRDALLLFGEALGATGDRFAIAGFSSVKRSQVRFHRLKDFGDRFDDRIRGRISAIKPGYYTRLGAAIRRSSQILAAEPAARRILLILSDGKPNDLDLYEGRYGIEDTRIAVSEARKLGLVPFCVTIDREGAGYLPHLFGPAGFAVIRKPEELPARLPMFYAQLTR; from the coding sequence ATGGAAGAAGCCGTAGGCAAGATCTGGCACCGTCTGATCACCCGCGCCGCGGTCGGCAACCACCCCGACGCGGTCGTACGGCTCAAGGACATCGAACGCACGGCGGGCGTGTTCTTCCGCGCGCTGGGGGGCGATCCGGGCCTGCGCGTTGCCGCGGCAACCAACGACGAGCATGGTGCGCGGCGCGGCCTGCTCGCCCGCATCGCCGGCGCCGGCGACCGCGCGGCGCGGGCGCGCATGGACCCGTCTACGCTGCGGCTGCCGCCGGAGATCGACGCCTTCCCGGAGAAATCGCTGAACCGCGATCTCTACCTGTGGCTCGCTGCGCTCGCCGCCGCGCACGAAGGCCTCGCCGCCGAAGGCGACGACGAAGCCGACCGGGACTTCCGCCGCAACCAGTTCGCGACCTGCGCCGCACTGCATGCGTGGCCCGGGCTTGCGCCGCGCTACCGGCGGCTGGTCGAGGCCTATCTGCCGAAGCGCCCCAAGCCCGAGAAGTTGCCGCCGCAGGAGGCCGAGCGCGAACGCGCGATCCGGCGCGCGCTGGAAGCGCCGGGCACCGTGTTCGCGCTCCCGGCCGTGGCGCAGGGCACGCCGCCGGCTCACCCCGTGCTGCTGTGGCTCACCGGATCGCTGGCCGCAACGGGAGGCGCGACGCGCCGCAGCGGCGCCGATCCGGAGCAGACCGCTGACGGTGGCCCGCCGGCCTTCGACGAATCCGAGCGCCGCGCCCACCGTGCCGAGCAGGTCGACATGCCGAAGGAAAAGAACGGCCTGCTGCTGATGTTCCGCGCGGAAAGCCTGCTCGCGATCGCTGAGTTCCTGCGCATCAACCGGCCTTCAGACGACGACCCCGACCCGAACGCCGCCGATGCGGCGCGCGACCTCGACCACCTGTCGCTCACGCAGGACACGGAACGCGTCGCCTCCAAGGTGCGCTTCGATCTCGACCTTCCTTCTGCGGCCGAGGACGACATCGTGCTCGGCCCTGGCATCCCCCTGCCGGAATGGGATTACCGCAAGGGCGTGCTGCTGGAAGACCACGTGCGCCTGGCTGAACTCGCCGCGCGCGATGCCCAGCCCTGCCCGCTGCCTGAGCACCTTCGCCGCACCGCCAAGCGCCTGCACCAGCAGTTTGCGGCGCTGCAACCGGGACGGCGCTGGATCAAGGCGCAGGTCGACGGCTCCGAGCTCGACGTCGACGCGGTCGTGCGCGCGCAGACGGACCGCGCCGTGGGCCGCCACCCCTCGGACCAACTCTGGCTGTCGCTGGAAAAGCGCGAACGCGATCTCGCCTGCATGGTGCTCGCCGACCTTTCCCTGTCCACGGACAGCTGGGTGTCGAGCGAAGCGCGCGTCATCGACGTGATCCGCGACGCCTTGCTGCTCTTCGGCGAGGCGCTTGGTGCCACGGGGGACCGCTTCGCGATCGCCGGCTTCTCCTCCGTAAAACGCAGCCAGGTGCGCTTCCATCGGCTGAAGGACTTCGGCGACCGCTTCGATGATCGCATCCGCGGCCGCATCAGCGCGATCAAACCCGGCTACTACACGCGCCTCGGCGCCGCGATCCGGCGCTCGAGCCAGATCCTCGCCGCCGAGCCCGCCGCGCGGCGCATCCTCCTGATCCTGTCGGACGGCAAGCCCAACGACCTGGATCTCTACGAAGGCCGCTATGGCATCGAGGACACGCGCATTGCCGTATCCGAGGCGCGCAAGCTCGGTCTCGTGCCCTTCTGCGTGACGATAGACCGCGAGGGCGCCGGCTACCTCCCGCACCTCTTCGGCCCGGCCGGCTTCGCGGTGATCCGCAAGCCGGAAGAACTGCCGGCGCGTTTGCCCATGTTCTACGCCCAACTCACGCGGTGA
- a CDS encoding 4Fe-4S binding protein — MNAPLPSLLSANPDVEAKPARRVIPIASAKPMGHNRTQKKRIAFQVAFFTLFILAPVFDILRYDLDAGHAWLLGMEWRLGMDDFLAGRIGAFEAGANVMLRLFVPILVGAAAFLWVSWKWGRLYCGWLCPHFSVVETINKLMQKASGKPSVWVKEPLPPWKADGTPWRADARWWLVVVPAAVFFAFLWSVVFLTYLLPPAEIYGNLFGGELTRNQRIFLTAGTAALSIEFLFARHLFCRYACAVGLFQSLAWMGNRKAMVVGFQRKRAADCASCLPDRQSACDAVCPMRLTPRNIKRLMFTCTQCAQCVEACEQSQRNNPQGPLLQWVSNEAARQNEAGFRSGKER; from the coding sequence ATGAACGCCCCGCTTCCCTCCCTGCTGTCCGCGAATCCCGACGTCGAGGCGAAACCCGCCCGGCGCGTGATCCCCATCGCGAGCGCGAAGCCGATGGGCCATAACCGCACGCAGAAGAAGCGCATCGCCTTCCAGGTCGCCTTCTTCACGCTGTTCATCCTCGCCCCGGTGTTCGACATCCTCCGCTATGACCTCGACGCGGGCCACGCATGGCTGCTCGGCATGGAATGGCGGCTGGGCATGGACGACTTCCTCGCCGGGCGCATCGGCGCGTTCGAAGCGGGTGCGAACGTCATGTTGCGGCTGTTCGTCCCCATCCTCGTCGGCGCAGCGGCCTTCCTGTGGGTGTCGTGGAAATGGGGGCGCCTGTACTGCGGCTGGCTGTGCCCGCACTTCTCGGTCGTCGAGACGATCAACAAGCTGATGCAGAAGGCCTCGGGCAAGCCCAGCGTGTGGGTCAAGGAACCGCTTCCGCCTTGGAAGGCGGACGGCACGCCGTGGCGCGCGGACGCTCGCTGGTGGCTGGTCGTCGTGCCGGCGGCGGTGTTCTTCGCCTTCCTGTGGTCGGTGGTGTTCCTGACCTATCTGCTGCCGCCGGCGGAGATCTACGGCAATCTCTTCGGCGGCGAGCTCACGCGCAACCAGAGGATCTTCCTCACGGCCGGCACCGCGGCGCTGTCGATCGAATTCCTGTTCGCACGGCACCTGTTCTGCCGCTATGCCTGCGCGGTCGGCCTGTTCCAGAGCCTGGCGTGGATGGGCAACCGCAAGGCGATGGTCGTCGGCTTCCAGCGCAAGCGCGCCGCCGACTGTGCGAGCTGCCTGCCGGACCGGCAGTCGGCCTGCGATGCCGTGTGCCCGATGCGGCTCACGCCGCGCAACATCAAGCGCCTGATGTTCACCTGCACGCAGTGCGCGCAGTGCGTCGAGGCTTGTGAGCAGAGCCAGCGCAACAACCCGCAGGGCCCGCTGTTGCAGTGGGTCAGCAACGAAGCCGCACGCCAGAACGAGGCCGGATTCCGCTCCGGCAAGGAACGCTAG